One Takifugu rubripes chromosome 19, fTakRub1.2, whole genome shotgun sequence genomic window carries:
- the amhr2 gene encoding anti-Muellerian hormone type-2 receptor isoform X2, producing MYCIRTLKRHKPPFLKSAPEMPQEGARRVTMILQQLLTLAVEYILISVSSQSSPQQRRCAYHVTDKGDVYTTAGNVSGSVQLCKNTQCCVGYYVVIDGRPKADVLACDKVEKRCTDTTCKAQVFRNVRTFKCVCNTDLCNSNVTWSQNARDESQHASSYYKDETMTTALILIGILLALGLLIVAIQSRSFFTVKNKNSRSLDTYDFSLLRSHRKKEPSDIDATDVELQQVLCRGNFATVWLGTHQESRVAVKVFPASCKRKFTAEKEIYELPLMRHGGIVHFLGTARKPCGDSWLIVLQLAENGSLRTFLRENSIDWTSSLKLCLSLSQGLAYLHSDLHRHDAHKPPVAHGDLSSSNVLVRADGACVLCDFGCSAILHSFSGCHRQSDTTSPLWGTLRYMSPELLEGSVHLHNKWYLMHADVYSLALLLWEIWMCCSDFSHGGDAPPRHQLPYESELGANVSIESLILRVCHMGMRPYIPQHWEALSQGSALEEILTDSWDSEPDARLSAQCVADRLVSLQSYHNVPVKHLKASICVATA from the exons TGCTCCAGAGATGCCACAAGAGGGAGCCAGAAG AGTCACCATGATCCTGCAACAGTTGCTGACTTTAGCTGTGG AATACATCCTAATAAGTGTCTCCAGTCAATCTTCTCCACAGCAGAGACGCTGTGCGTACCATGTGACTGACAAGGGGGACGTGTACACAACTGCTGGCAATGTGAGCGGGTCGGTGCAGCTCTGCAAGAACACCCAGTGCTGTGTTGGCTACTACGTGGTGATCGATGGCCGGCCCAAGGCTGACGTTCTCG CTTGTGATAAAGTGGAGAAGCGCTGCACAGACACAACCTGCAAGGCCCAGGTGTTCCGGAATGTCCGCACCTTCAAGTGCGTTTGCAACACGGACCTGTGCAACAGCAACGTCACCTGGAGCCAAAACGCACGTGACGAGTCTCAACACGCCAGCTCCTATTACAAAG ATGAAACCATGACAACCGCTCTCATTTTGATTGGAATCTTGCTCGCCCTCGGCCTCCTGATTGTTGCCATCCAGTCCAGAAGCTTCTTCACAGTGAAAA ATAAGAATTCAAGGTCTCTTGACACTTATGACTTCTCGTTGCTGCGCTCCCACCGAAAAAAGGAGCCTTCTGACATTGACGCTACAGacgttgagctgcagcag GTTTTGTGCCGTGGGAATTTTGCAACGGTTTGGCTTGGGACACACCAGGAATCCAGAGTAGCCGTGAAGGTTTTCCCTGCAAGCTGCAAACGCAAATTTACTGCAGAGAAGGAAATTTACGAGCTCCCGCTAATGAGGCACGGTGGAATCGTCCATTTCCTGGGAACAGCGAGGAAGCCTTGTGGAGACAGTTGGCTCATTGTCCTGCAACTTGCTGAAAAT GGTTCTCTCCGCACGTTCTTGCGTGAAAACTCCATTGACTGGACGTCATCACTGAAGTTATGCCTCTCTTTGTCCCAGGGGCTAGCCTATCTTCACTCTGACCTCCATAgacacg ATGCACACAAACCACCTGTGGCTCACGGCGACCTGAGCAGCTCCAACGTGCTTGTGAGAGCCGATGGCGCCTGCGTCCTGTGCGATTTCGGATGTTCCGCCATCCTGCATTCTTTTTCAGGATGTCACAGACAGAGCGACACAACTAGCCCGTTG TGGGGCACGTTGCGCTACATGTCCCCTGAGCTCCTGGAAGGCTCTGTCCATCTTCACAACAAATGGTATCTGATGCACGCCGACGTCTACTCTCTGGCACTGCTGCTGTGGGAGATCTGGATGTGCTGCTCTGATTTCAGTCACG GCGGTGATGCTCCTCCACGGCATCAGTTGCCATATGAATCTGAGCTGGGAGCCAATGTCTCCATAGAGAGCCTCATTTTGCGAGTGTGTCACATGGGCATGAGACCTTACATACCGCAACACTGGGAAGCGCTGTCACAG GGGTCTGCCTTGGAGGAGATTCTGACAGATTCTTGGGACTCTGAACCAGATGCTCGTCTGTCTGCTCAGTGCGTTGCAGACAGACTGGTCTCTCTTCAGTCTTACCATAATGTACCTGTTAAGCACCTGAAAGCTTCTATTTGTGTGGCAACTGCTTAG
- the amhr2 gene encoding anti-Muellerian hormone type-2 receptor isoform X4: MYCIRTLKRHKPPFLKSAPEMPQEGARRVTMILQQLLTLAVEYILISVSSQSSPQQRRCAYHVTDKGDVYTTAGNVSGSVQLCKNTQCCVGYYVVIDGRPKADVLACDKVEKRCTDTTCKAQVFRNVRTFKCVCNTDLCNSNVTWSQNARDESQHASSYYKDETMTTALILIGILLALGLLIVAIQSRSFFTVKNKNSRSLDTYDFSLLRSHRKKEPSDIDATDVELQQVLCRGNFATVWLGTHQESRVAVKVFPASCKRKFTAEKEIYELPLMRHGGIVHFLGTARKPCGDSWLIVLQLAENGSLRTFLRENSIDWTSSLKLCLSLSQGLAYLHSDLHRHDAHKPPVAHGDLSSSNVLVRADGACVLCDFGCSAILHSFSGCHRQSDTTSPLNLVQWGTLRYMSPELLEGSVHLHNKWYLMHADVYSLALLLWEIWMCCSDFSHGGDAPPRHQLPYESELGANVSIESLILRVCHMGMRPYIPQHWEALSQVPPTGNKQQPMG, from the exons TGCTCCAGAGATGCCACAAGAGGGAGCCAGAAG AGTCACCATGATCCTGCAACAGTTGCTGACTTTAGCTGTGG AATACATCCTAATAAGTGTCTCCAGTCAATCTTCTCCACAGCAGAGACGCTGTGCGTACCATGTGACTGACAAGGGGGACGTGTACACAACTGCTGGCAATGTGAGCGGGTCGGTGCAGCTCTGCAAGAACACCCAGTGCTGTGTTGGCTACTACGTGGTGATCGATGGCCGGCCCAAGGCTGACGTTCTCG CTTGTGATAAAGTGGAGAAGCGCTGCACAGACACAACCTGCAAGGCCCAGGTGTTCCGGAATGTCCGCACCTTCAAGTGCGTTTGCAACACGGACCTGTGCAACAGCAACGTCACCTGGAGCCAAAACGCACGTGACGAGTCTCAACACGCCAGCTCCTATTACAAAG ATGAAACCATGACAACCGCTCTCATTTTGATTGGAATCTTGCTCGCCCTCGGCCTCCTGATTGTTGCCATCCAGTCCAGAAGCTTCTTCACAGTGAAAA ATAAGAATTCAAGGTCTCTTGACACTTATGACTTCTCGTTGCTGCGCTCCCACCGAAAAAAGGAGCCTTCTGACATTGACGCTACAGacgttgagctgcagcag GTTTTGTGCCGTGGGAATTTTGCAACGGTTTGGCTTGGGACACACCAGGAATCCAGAGTAGCCGTGAAGGTTTTCCCTGCAAGCTGCAAACGCAAATTTACTGCAGAGAAGGAAATTTACGAGCTCCCGCTAATGAGGCACGGTGGAATCGTCCATTTCCTGGGAACAGCGAGGAAGCCTTGTGGAGACAGTTGGCTCATTGTCCTGCAACTTGCTGAAAAT GGTTCTCTCCGCACGTTCTTGCGTGAAAACTCCATTGACTGGACGTCATCACTGAAGTTATGCCTCTCTTTGTCCCAGGGGCTAGCCTATCTTCACTCTGACCTCCATAgacacg ATGCACACAAACCACCTGTGGCTCACGGCGACCTGAGCAGCTCCAACGTGCTTGTGAGAGCCGATGGCGCCTGCGTCCTGTGCGATTTCGGATGTTCCGCCATCCTGCATTCTTTTTCAGGATGTCACAGACAGAGCGACACAACTAGCCCGTTG AACCTCGTTCAGTGGGGCACGTTGCGCTACATGTCCCCTGAGCTCCTGGAAGGCTCTGTCCATCTTCACAACAAATGGTATCTGATGCACGCCGACGTCTACTCTCTGGCACTGCTGCTGTGGGAGATCTGGATGTGCTGCTCTGATTTCAGTCACG GCGGTGATGCTCCTCCACGGCATCAGTTGCCATATGAATCTGAGCTGGGAGCCAATGTCTCCATAGAGAGCCTCATTTTGCGAGTGTGTCACATGGGCATGAGACCTTACATACCGCAACACTGGGAAGCGCTGTCACAG GTACCAccaacaggaaacaaacaacaacccATGGGGTGA
- the amhr2 gene encoding anti-Muellerian hormone type-2 receptor isoform X3, producing the protein MYCIRTLKRHKPPFLKRVTMILQQLLTLAVEYILISVSSQSSPQQRRCAYHVTDKGDVYTTAGNVSGSVQLCKNTQCCVGYYVVIDGRPKADVLACDKVEKRCTDTTCKAQVFRNVRTFKCVCNTDLCNSNVTWSQNARDESQHASSYYKDETMTTALILIGILLALGLLIVAIQSRSFFTVKNKNSRSLDTYDFSLLRSHRKKEPSDIDATDVELQQVLCRGNFATVWLGTHQESRVAVKVFPASCKRKFTAEKEIYELPLMRHGGIVHFLGTARKPCGDSWLIVLQLAENGSLRTFLRENSIDWTSSLKLCLSLSQGLAYLHSDLHRHDAHKPPVAHGDLSSSNVLVRADGACVLCDFGCSAILHSFSGCHRQSDTTSPLNLVQWGTLRYMSPELLEGSVHLHNKWYLMHADVYSLALLLWEIWMCCSDFSHGGDAPPRHQLPYESELGANVSIESLILRVCHMGMRPYIPQHWEALSQGSALEEILTDSWDSEPDARLSAQCVADRLVSLQSYHNVPVKHLKASICVATA; encoded by the exons AGTCACCATGATCCTGCAACAGTTGCTGACTTTAGCTGTGG AATACATCCTAATAAGTGTCTCCAGTCAATCTTCTCCACAGCAGAGACGCTGTGCGTACCATGTGACTGACAAGGGGGACGTGTACACAACTGCTGGCAATGTGAGCGGGTCGGTGCAGCTCTGCAAGAACACCCAGTGCTGTGTTGGCTACTACGTGGTGATCGATGGCCGGCCCAAGGCTGACGTTCTCG CTTGTGATAAAGTGGAGAAGCGCTGCACAGACACAACCTGCAAGGCCCAGGTGTTCCGGAATGTCCGCACCTTCAAGTGCGTTTGCAACACGGACCTGTGCAACAGCAACGTCACCTGGAGCCAAAACGCACGTGACGAGTCTCAACACGCCAGCTCCTATTACAAAG ATGAAACCATGACAACCGCTCTCATTTTGATTGGAATCTTGCTCGCCCTCGGCCTCCTGATTGTTGCCATCCAGTCCAGAAGCTTCTTCACAGTGAAAA ATAAGAATTCAAGGTCTCTTGACACTTATGACTTCTCGTTGCTGCGCTCCCACCGAAAAAAGGAGCCTTCTGACATTGACGCTACAGacgttgagctgcagcag GTTTTGTGCCGTGGGAATTTTGCAACGGTTTGGCTTGGGACACACCAGGAATCCAGAGTAGCCGTGAAGGTTTTCCCTGCAAGCTGCAAACGCAAATTTACTGCAGAGAAGGAAATTTACGAGCTCCCGCTAATGAGGCACGGTGGAATCGTCCATTTCCTGGGAACAGCGAGGAAGCCTTGTGGAGACAGTTGGCTCATTGTCCTGCAACTTGCTGAAAAT GGTTCTCTCCGCACGTTCTTGCGTGAAAACTCCATTGACTGGACGTCATCACTGAAGTTATGCCTCTCTTTGTCCCAGGGGCTAGCCTATCTTCACTCTGACCTCCATAgacacg ATGCACACAAACCACCTGTGGCTCACGGCGACCTGAGCAGCTCCAACGTGCTTGTGAGAGCCGATGGCGCCTGCGTCCTGTGCGATTTCGGATGTTCCGCCATCCTGCATTCTTTTTCAGGATGTCACAGACAGAGCGACACAACTAGCCCGTTG AACCTCGTTCAGTGGGGCACGTTGCGCTACATGTCCCCTGAGCTCCTGGAAGGCTCTGTCCATCTTCACAACAAATGGTATCTGATGCACGCCGACGTCTACTCTCTGGCACTGCTGCTGTGGGAGATCTGGATGTGCTGCTCTGATTTCAGTCACG GCGGTGATGCTCCTCCACGGCATCAGTTGCCATATGAATCTGAGCTGGGAGCCAATGTCTCCATAGAGAGCCTCATTTTGCGAGTGTGTCACATGGGCATGAGACCTTACATACCGCAACACTGGGAAGCGCTGTCACAG GGGTCTGCCTTGGAGGAGATTCTGACAGATTCTTGGGACTCTGAACCAGATGCTCGTCTGTCTGCTCAGTGCGTTGCAGACAGACTGGTCTCTCTTCAGTCTTACCATAATGTACCTGTTAAGCACCTGAAAGCTTCTATTTGTGTGGCAACTGCTTAG
- the amhr2 gene encoding anti-Muellerian hormone type-2 receptor isoform X1 → MYCIRTLKRHKPPFLKSAPEMPQEGARRVTMILQQLLTLAVEYILISVSSQSSPQQRRCAYHVTDKGDVYTTAGNVSGSVQLCKNTQCCVGYYVVIDGRPKADVLACDKVEKRCTDTTCKAQVFRNVRTFKCVCNTDLCNSNVTWSQNARDESQHASSYYKDETMTTALILIGILLALGLLIVAIQSRSFFTVKNKNSRSLDTYDFSLLRSHRKKEPSDIDATDVELQQVLCRGNFATVWLGTHQESRVAVKVFPASCKRKFTAEKEIYELPLMRHGGIVHFLGTARKPCGDSWLIVLQLAENGSLRTFLRENSIDWTSSLKLCLSLSQGLAYLHSDLHRHDAHKPPVAHGDLSSSNVLVRADGACVLCDFGCSAILHSFSGCHRQSDTTSPLNLVQWGTLRYMSPELLEGSVHLHNKWYLMHADVYSLALLLWEIWMCCSDFSHGGDAPPRHQLPYESELGANVSIESLILRVCHMGMRPYIPQHWEALSQGSALEEILTDSWDSEPDARLSAQCVADRLVSLQSYHNVPVKHLKASICVATA, encoded by the exons TGCTCCAGAGATGCCACAAGAGGGAGCCAGAAG AGTCACCATGATCCTGCAACAGTTGCTGACTTTAGCTGTGG AATACATCCTAATAAGTGTCTCCAGTCAATCTTCTCCACAGCAGAGACGCTGTGCGTACCATGTGACTGACAAGGGGGACGTGTACACAACTGCTGGCAATGTGAGCGGGTCGGTGCAGCTCTGCAAGAACACCCAGTGCTGTGTTGGCTACTACGTGGTGATCGATGGCCGGCCCAAGGCTGACGTTCTCG CTTGTGATAAAGTGGAGAAGCGCTGCACAGACACAACCTGCAAGGCCCAGGTGTTCCGGAATGTCCGCACCTTCAAGTGCGTTTGCAACACGGACCTGTGCAACAGCAACGTCACCTGGAGCCAAAACGCACGTGACGAGTCTCAACACGCCAGCTCCTATTACAAAG ATGAAACCATGACAACCGCTCTCATTTTGATTGGAATCTTGCTCGCCCTCGGCCTCCTGATTGTTGCCATCCAGTCCAGAAGCTTCTTCACAGTGAAAA ATAAGAATTCAAGGTCTCTTGACACTTATGACTTCTCGTTGCTGCGCTCCCACCGAAAAAAGGAGCCTTCTGACATTGACGCTACAGacgttgagctgcagcag GTTTTGTGCCGTGGGAATTTTGCAACGGTTTGGCTTGGGACACACCAGGAATCCAGAGTAGCCGTGAAGGTTTTCCCTGCAAGCTGCAAACGCAAATTTACTGCAGAGAAGGAAATTTACGAGCTCCCGCTAATGAGGCACGGTGGAATCGTCCATTTCCTGGGAACAGCGAGGAAGCCTTGTGGAGACAGTTGGCTCATTGTCCTGCAACTTGCTGAAAAT GGTTCTCTCCGCACGTTCTTGCGTGAAAACTCCATTGACTGGACGTCATCACTGAAGTTATGCCTCTCTTTGTCCCAGGGGCTAGCCTATCTTCACTCTGACCTCCATAgacacg ATGCACACAAACCACCTGTGGCTCACGGCGACCTGAGCAGCTCCAACGTGCTTGTGAGAGCCGATGGCGCCTGCGTCCTGTGCGATTTCGGATGTTCCGCCATCCTGCATTCTTTTTCAGGATGTCACAGACAGAGCGACACAACTAGCCCGTTG AACCTCGTTCAGTGGGGCACGTTGCGCTACATGTCCCCTGAGCTCCTGGAAGGCTCTGTCCATCTTCACAACAAATGGTATCTGATGCACGCCGACGTCTACTCTCTGGCACTGCTGCTGTGGGAGATCTGGATGTGCTGCTCTGATTTCAGTCACG GCGGTGATGCTCCTCCACGGCATCAGTTGCCATATGAATCTGAGCTGGGAGCCAATGTCTCCATAGAGAGCCTCATTTTGCGAGTGTGTCACATGGGCATGAGACCTTACATACCGCAACACTGGGAAGCGCTGTCACAG GGGTCTGCCTTGGAGGAGATTCTGACAGATTCTTGGGACTCTGAACCAGATGCTCGTCTGTCTGCTCAGTGCGTTGCAGACAGACTGGTCTCTCTTCAGTCTTACCATAATGTACCTGTTAAGCACCTGAAAGCTTCTATTTGTGTGGCAACTGCTTAG
- the amhr2 gene encoding anti-Muellerian hormone type-2 receptor precursor (The RefSeq protein has 3 substitutions compared to this genomic sequence), which translates to MILQQLLTLAVECILISVSSQSSPQQRRCAYHVTDKGDVYTTAGNVSGSVQLCKNTQCCVGYYVVIDGRPKADVLACDKVEKRCTDTTCKAQVFRNVRTFKCVCNTDLCNSNVTWSQNARDESQHASSYYKDETMTTALILIGILLALGLLIVAIQSRSFFTVKNKNSRSLDTYDFSLLRSHRKKEPSDIDATDVELQQVLCRGNFATVWLGTHQESRVAVKVFPASCKRKFTAEKEIYELPLMRHGGIVHFLGTARKPCGDSWLIVLQLAENGSLRTFLRENSNDWTSSLKLCLSLSQGLAYLHSDLHRHDAHKPPVAHGDLSSSNVLVRADGACVLCDFGCSAILHSFSGCHRQSDTTSPLNLVQWGTLRYMSPELLEGSVDLHNKWYLMHADVYSLALLLWEIWMCCSDFSHGGDAPPRHQLPYESELGANVSIESLILRVCHMGMRPYIPQHWEALSQGSALEEILTDSWDSEPDARLSAQCVADRLVSLQSYHNVPVKHLKASICVATA; encoded by the exons ATGATCCTGCAACAGTTGCTGACTTTAGCTGTGG AATACATCCTAATAAGTGTCTCCAGTCAATCTTCTCCACAGCAGAGACGCTGTGCGTACCATGTGACTGACAAGGGGGACGTGTACACAACTGCTGGCAATGTGAGCGGGTCGGTGCAGCTCTGCAAGAACACCCAGTGCTGTGTTGGCTACTACGTGGTGATCGATGGCCGGCCCAAGGCTGACGTTCTCG CTTGTGATAAAGTGGAGAAGCGCTGCACAGACACAACCTGCAAGGCCCAGGTGTTCCGGAATGTCCGCACCTTCAAGTGCGTTTGCAACACGGACCTGTGCAACAGCAACGTCACCTGGAGCCAAAACGCACGTGACGAGTCTCAACACGCCAGCTCCTATTACAAAG ATGAAACCATGACAACCGCTCTCATTTTGATTGGAATCTTGCTCGCCCTCGGCCTCCTGATTGTTGCCATCCAGTCCAGAAGCTTCTTCACAGTGAAAA ATAAGAATTCAAGGTCTCTTGACACTTATGACTTCTCGTTGCTGCGCTCCCACCGAAAAAAGGAGCCTTCTGACATTGACGCTACAGacgttgagctgcagcag GTTTTGTGCCGTGGGAATTTTGCAACGGTTTGGCTTGGGACACACCAGGAATCCAGAGTAGCCGTGAAGGTTTTCCCTGCAAGCTGCAAACGCAAATTTACTGCAGAGAAGGAAATTTACGAGCTCCCGCTAATGAGGCACGGTGGAATCGTCCATTTCCTGGGAACAGCGAGGAAGCCTTGTGGAGACAGTTGGCTCATTGTCCTGCAACTTGCTGAAAAT GGTTCTCTCCGCACGTTCTTGCGTGAAAACTCCATTGACTGGACGTCATCACTGAAGTTATGCCTCTCTTTGTCCCAGGGGCTAGCCTATCTTCACTCTGACCTCCATAgacacg ATGCACACAAACCACCTGTGGCTCACGGCGACCTGAGCAGCTCCAACGTGCTTGTGAGAGCCGATGGCGCCTGCGTCCTGTGCGATTTCGGATGTTCCGCCATCCTGCATTCTTTTTCAGGATGTCACAGACAGAGCGACACAACTAGCCCGTTG AACCTCGTTCAGTGGGGCACGTTGCGCTACATGTCCCCTGAGCTCCTGGAAGGCTCTGTCCATCTTCACAACAAATGGTATCTGATGCACGCCGACGTCTACTCTCTGGCACTGCTGCTGTGGGAGATCTGGATGTGCTGCTCTGATTTCAGTCACG GCGGTGATGCTCCTCCACGGCATCAGTTGCCATATGAATCTGAGCTGGGAGCCAATGTCTCCATAGAGAGCCTCATTTTGCGAGTGTGTCACATGGGCATGAGACCTTACATACCGCAACACTGGGAAGCGCTGTCACAG GGGTCTGCCTTGGAGGAGATTCTGACAGATTCTTGGGACTCTGAACCAGATGCTCGTCTGTCTGCTCAGTGCGTTGCAGACAGACTGGTCTCTCTTCAGTCTTACCATAATGTACCTGTTAAGCACCTGAAAGCTTCTATTTGTGTGGCAACTGCTTAG